The following proteins are encoded in a genomic region of Magnolia sinica isolate HGM2019 chromosome 1, MsV1, whole genome shotgun sequence:
- the LOC131242037 gene encoding urease accessory protein D isoform X5, with protein MEGIVVVEKVGGKSKATRCFSKYPLKFIVPSKVASSKTDAVWIYSISYGGGIVSGDCISCKVSVGESCTAVLTTQASTKKQIFRVASDSSLVIVDWLTSGRHESGEKWDFELYKSTNNIFLDGNEPLFLDSVLLEQGSSTSIADRMQDYQVIAMVILVGPKLKHVQNQVQEDVKKMMTKRFYAPASPCGTKIESEYGLPKPALIASCSVFGPKDLGVVVRISAVTTESVYEFLRHHLASMESLLGASPYCRT; from the exons atgGAGGGAATCGTGGTAGTAGAGAAAGTGGGAGGGAAATCAAAGGCGACTCGATGCTTTTCCAAATACCCTCTCAAATTCATCGTCCCTTCTAAG GTGGCCTCCTCCAAAACAGATGCCGTTTGGATTTACAGCATCTCCTACGGTGGAGGCATTGTTTCG GGAGATTGCATTAGTTGCAAGGTAAGTGTGGGAGAGAGCTGCACTGCAGTCTTGACCACTCAGGCTTCCACAAAG AAGCAAATCTTCAGAGTCGCTTCTGATTCAAGTTTGGTCATTGTAGATTGGCTTACCAGTGGGCGTCATGAAAGTggagaaaaatgggattttgaaCTCTACAAGAGTACTAACAACATCTTCTTGGATGGCAATGAGCCTCTCTTTCTTGATTCG GTACTACTAGAGCAAGGATCTAGCACCAGTATTGCCGACCGCATGCAGGACTACCAAGTCATTGCCATGGTCATACTCGTGGG GCCGAAGTTAAAGCATGTCCAAAACCAAGTACAAGAAGACGTGAAGAAAATGATGACCAAGCGATTTTATGCACCTGCCTCACCATGCGGAACGAAAATTGAGTCTGAGTATGGCCTACCCAAACCAGCTCTAATAGCTTCTTGCAGCGTGTTTGGTCCTAAG GATCTGGGTGTGGTTGTTCGGATATCTGCAGTTACAACTGAATCCGTATATGAGTTTTTACGGCATCATTTGGCTAGCATGGAGTCGCTTCTTGGGGCGTCTCCATATTGCCGAACATGA
- the LOC131242037 gene encoding urease accessory protein D isoform X6 — protein MEGIVVVEKVGGKSKATRCFSKYPLKFIVPSKVASSKTDAVWIYSISYGGGIVSVYKSVGSKCSEQFLEKQIFRVASDSSLVIVDWLTSGRHESGEKWDFELYKSTNNIFLDGNEPLFLDSVLLEQGSSTSIADRMQDYQVIAMVILVGPKLKHVQNQVQEDVKKMMTKRFYAPASPCGTKIESEYGLPKPALIASCSVFGPKDLGVVVRISAVTTESVYEFLRHHLASMESLLGASPYCRT, from the exons atgGAGGGAATCGTGGTAGTAGAGAAAGTGGGAGGGAAATCAAAGGCGACTCGATGCTTTTCCAAATACCCTCTCAAATTCATCGTCCCTTCTAAG GTGGCCTCCTCCAAAACAGATGCCGTTTGGATTTACAGCATCTCCTACGGTGGAGGCATTGTTTCG GTCTACAAATCAGTGGGATCAAAGTGCTCGGAACAATTCCTAGAG AAGCAAATCTTCAGAGTCGCTTCTGATTCAAGTTTGGTCATTGTAGATTGGCTTACCAGTGGGCGTCATGAAAGTggagaaaaatgggattttgaaCTCTACAAGAGTACTAACAACATCTTCTTGGATGGCAATGAGCCTCTCTTTCTTGATTCG GTACTACTAGAGCAAGGATCTAGCACCAGTATTGCCGACCGCATGCAGGACTACCAAGTCATTGCCATGGTCATACTCGTGGG GCCGAAGTTAAAGCATGTCCAAAACCAAGTACAAGAAGACGTGAAGAAAATGATGACCAAGCGATTTTATGCACCTGCCTCACCATGCGGAACGAAAATTGAGTCTGAGTATGGCCTACCCAAACCAGCTCTAATAGCTTCTTGCAGCGTGTTTGGTCCTAAG GATCTGGGTGTGGTTGTTCGGATATCTGCAGTTACAACTGAATCCGTATATGAGTTTTTACGGCATCATTTGGCTAGCATGGAGTCGCTTCTTGGGGCGTCTCCATATTGCCGAACATGA
- the LOC131242037 gene encoding urease accessory protein D isoform X4 has translation MEGIVVVEKVGGKSKATRCFSKYPLKFIVPSKVASSKTDAVWIYSISYGGGIVSGDCISCKVSVGESCTAVLTTQASTKVYKSVGSKCSEQFLEKQIFRVASDSSLVIVDWLTSGRHESGEKWDFELYKSTNNIFLDGNEPLFLDSVLLEQGSSTSIADRMQDYQVIAMVILVGPKLKHVQNQVQEDVKKMMTKRFYAPASPCGTKIESEYGLPKPALIASCSVFGPKDLGVVVRISAVTTESVYEFLRHHLASMESLLGASPYCRT, from the exons atgGAGGGAATCGTGGTAGTAGAGAAAGTGGGAGGGAAATCAAAGGCGACTCGATGCTTTTCCAAATACCCTCTCAAATTCATCGTCCCTTCTAAG GTGGCCTCCTCCAAAACAGATGCCGTTTGGATTTACAGCATCTCCTACGGTGGAGGCATTGTTTCG GGAGATTGCATTAGTTGCAAGGTAAGTGTGGGAGAGAGCTGCACTGCAGTCTTGACCACTCAGGCTTCCACAAAG GTCTACAAATCAGTGGGATCAAAGTGCTCGGAACAATTCCTAGAG AAGCAAATCTTCAGAGTCGCTTCTGATTCAAGTTTGGTCATTGTAGATTGGCTTACCAGTGGGCGTCATGAAAGTggagaaaaatgggattttgaaCTCTACAAGAGTACTAACAACATCTTCTTGGATGGCAATGAGCCTCTCTTTCTTGATTCG GTACTACTAGAGCAAGGATCTAGCACCAGTATTGCCGACCGCATGCAGGACTACCAAGTCATTGCCATGGTCATACTCGTGGG GCCGAAGTTAAAGCATGTCCAAAACCAAGTACAAGAAGACGTGAAGAAAATGATGACCAAGCGATTTTATGCACCTGCCTCACCATGCGGAACGAAAATTGAGTCTGAGTATGGCCTACCCAAACCAGCTCTAATAGCTTCTTGCAGCGTGTTTGGTCCTAAG GATCTGGGTGTGGTTGTTCGGATATCTGCAGTTACAACTGAATCCGTATATGAGTTTTTACGGCATCATTTGGCTAGCATGGAGTCGCTTCTTGGGGCGTCTCCATATTGCCGAACATGA
- the LOC131242037 gene encoding urease accessory protein D isoform X2: MEGIVVVEKVGGKSKATRCFSKYPLKFIVPSKVASSKTDAVWIYSISYGGGIVSGDCISCKVSVGESCTAVLTTQASTKATVGSHALLVIIPDPVTCFSTARYSQKQIFRVASDSSLVIVDWLTSGRHESGEKWDFELYKSTNNIFLDGNEPLFLDSVLLEQGSSTSIADRMQDYQVIAMVILVGPKLKHVQNQVQEDVKKMMTKRFYAPASPCGTKIESEYGLPKPALIASCSVFGPKDLGVVVRISAVTTESVYEFLRHHLASMESLLGASPYCRT, translated from the exons atgGAGGGAATCGTGGTAGTAGAGAAAGTGGGAGGGAAATCAAAGGCGACTCGATGCTTTTCCAAATACCCTCTCAAATTCATCGTCCCTTCTAAG GTGGCCTCCTCCAAAACAGATGCCGTTTGGATTTACAGCATCTCCTACGGTGGAGGCATTGTTTCG GGAGATTGCATTAGTTGCAAGGTAAGTGTGGGAGAGAGCTGCACTGCAGTCTTGACCACTCAGGCTTCCACAAAG GCTACAGTTGGATCGCATGCTCTTTTGGTGATAATTCCAGACCCAGTGACGTGTTTTTCCACCGCAAGGTACTCTCAGAAGCAAATCTTCAGAGTCGCTTCTGATTCAAGTTTGGTCATTGTAGATTGGCTTACCAGTGGGCGTCATGAAAGTggagaaaaatgggattttgaaCTCTACAAGAGTACTAACAACATCTTCTTGGATGGCAATGAGCCTCTCTTTCTTGATTCG GTACTACTAGAGCAAGGATCTAGCACCAGTATTGCCGACCGCATGCAGGACTACCAAGTCATTGCCATGGTCATACTCGTGGG GCCGAAGTTAAAGCATGTCCAAAACCAAGTACAAGAAGACGTGAAGAAAATGATGACCAAGCGATTTTATGCACCTGCCTCACCATGCGGAACGAAAATTGAGTCTGAGTATGGCCTACCCAAACCAGCTCTAATAGCTTCTTGCAGCGTGTTTGGTCCTAAG GATCTGGGTGTGGTTGTTCGGATATCTGCAGTTACAACTGAATCCGTATATGAGTTTTTACGGCATCATTTGGCTAGCATGGAGTCGCTTCTTGGGGCGTCTCCATATTGCCGAACATGA
- the LOC131242037 gene encoding urease accessory protein D isoform X1, producing MEGIVVVEKVGGKSKATRCFSKYPLKFIVPSKVASSKTDAVWIYSISYGGGIVSGDCISCKVSVGESCTAVLTTQASTKVYKSVGSKCSEQFLEATVGSHALLVIIPDPVTCFSTARYSQKQIFRVASDSSLVIVDWLTSGRHESGEKWDFELYKSTNNIFLDGNEPLFLDSVLLEQGSSTSIADRMQDYQVIAMVILVGPKLKHVQNQVQEDVKKMMTKRFYAPASPCGTKIESEYGLPKPALIASCSVFGPKDLGVVVRISAVTTESVYEFLRHHLASMESLLGASPYCRT from the exons atgGAGGGAATCGTGGTAGTAGAGAAAGTGGGAGGGAAATCAAAGGCGACTCGATGCTTTTCCAAATACCCTCTCAAATTCATCGTCCCTTCTAAG GTGGCCTCCTCCAAAACAGATGCCGTTTGGATTTACAGCATCTCCTACGGTGGAGGCATTGTTTCG GGAGATTGCATTAGTTGCAAGGTAAGTGTGGGAGAGAGCTGCACTGCAGTCTTGACCACTCAGGCTTCCACAAAG GTCTACAAATCAGTGGGATCAAAGTGCTCGGAACAATTCCTAGAG GCTACAGTTGGATCGCATGCTCTTTTGGTGATAATTCCAGACCCAGTGACGTGTTTTTCCACCGCAAGGTACTCTCAGAAGCAAATCTTCAGAGTCGCTTCTGATTCAAGTTTGGTCATTGTAGATTGGCTTACCAGTGGGCGTCATGAAAGTggagaaaaatgggattttgaaCTCTACAAGAGTACTAACAACATCTTCTTGGATGGCAATGAGCCTCTCTTTCTTGATTCG GTACTACTAGAGCAAGGATCTAGCACCAGTATTGCCGACCGCATGCAGGACTACCAAGTCATTGCCATGGTCATACTCGTGGG GCCGAAGTTAAAGCATGTCCAAAACCAAGTACAAGAAGACGTGAAGAAAATGATGACCAAGCGATTTTATGCACCTGCCTCACCATGCGGAACGAAAATTGAGTCTGAGTATGGCCTACCCAAACCAGCTCTAATAGCTTCTTGCAGCGTGTTTGGTCCTAAG GATCTGGGTGTGGTTGTTCGGATATCTGCAGTTACAACTGAATCCGTATATGAGTTTTTACGGCATCATTTGGCTAGCATGGAGTCGCTTCTTGGGGCGTCTCCATATTGCCGAACATGA
- the LOC131242037 gene encoding urease accessory protein D isoform X3 gives MEGIVVVEKVGGKSKATRCFSKYPLKFIVPSKVASSKTDAVWIYSISYGGGIVSVYKSVGSKCSEQFLEATVGSHALLVIIPDPVTCFSTARYSQKQIFRVASDSSLVIVDWLTSGRHESGEKWDFELYKSTNNIFLDGNEPLFLDSVLLEQGSSTSIADRMQDYQVIAMVILVGPKLKHVQNQVQEDVKKMMTKRFYAPASPCGTKIESEYGLPKPALIASCSVFGPKDLGVVVRISAVTTESVYEFLRHHLASMESLLGASPYCRT, from the exons atgGAGGGAATCGTGGTAGTAGAGAAAGTGGGAGGGAAATCAAAGGCGACTCGATGCTTTTCCAAATACCCTCTCAAATTCATCGTCCCTTCTAAG GTGGCCTCCTCCAAAACAGATGCCGTTTGGATTTACAGCATCTCCTACGGTGGAGGCATTGTTTCG GTCTACAAATCAGTGGGATCAAAGTGCTCGGAACAATTCCTAGAG GCTACAGTTGGATCGCATGCTCTTTTGGTGATAATTCCAGACCCAGTGACGTGTTTTTCCACCGCAAGGTACTCTCAGAAGCAAATCTTCAGAGTCGCTTCTGATTCAAGTTTGGTCATTGTAGATTGGCTTACCAGTGGGCGTCATGAAAGTggagaaaaatgggattttgaaCTCTACAAGAGTACTAACAACATCTTCTTGGATGGCAATGAGCCTCTCTTTCTTGATTCG GTACTACTAGAGCAAGGATCTAGCACCAGTATTGCCGACCGCATGCAGGACTACCAAGTCATTGCCATGGTCATACTCGTGGG GCCGAAGTTAAAGCATGTCCAAAACCAAGTACAAGAAGACGTGAAGAAAATGATGACCAAGCGATTTTATGCACCTGCCTCACCATGCGGAACGAAAATTGAGTCTGAGTATGGCCTACCCAAACCAGCTCTAATAGCTTCTTGCAGCGTGTTTGGTCCTAAG GATCTGGGTGTGGTTGTTCGGATATCTGCAGTTACAACTGAATCCGTATATGAGTTTTTACGGCATCATTTGGCTAGCATGGAGTCGCTTCTTGGGGCGTCTCCATATTGCCGAACATGA